A genome region from Terriglobia bacterium includes the following:
- a CDS encoding aminotransferase class III-fold pyridoxal phosphate-dependent enzyme, protein MHSPAHASWPSAFPRSFHKQYPRAVRGEGAWLYDEHGKQYLDLAGSAAVSFLGHGDPEIARAIAAQLSELEFAHSSQFATAVAEDFARELLAFAGPAFGGGAVFFTSGGSEAVETALKLARQYQVESGHDERCQVISRRQSYHGATLGAMAVSGNLRRRQPYLPMLREFGHINTPYCYRCAYGGNNCAASYAGELERAIGEAEGKAAAFICEPISGATLGAVAPPDGYLQEVRRICDAHGLLWIADEVMTGCGRTGRNFACEHWQVAPDILVAGKGLAAGYAPLGAVIASHDVVEAIARGSGSLIHGFTFNAHPVSVSAGRAVLRRIGELGLVKAADGGNPGSLAAEFAVALQTLRDCDRVGDVRGLGLLWGVEFVADRQTRAPLDPSAGFAVRIFDAAQRRGVLVYPMQGSVDGVRGDHLLLAPPAVTTRAEIYRGISELRHAIREAHP, encoded by the coding sequence ATGCATTCCCCTGCGCACGCATCCTGGCCCTCGGCCTTCCCGCGCTCGTTCCACAAGCAGTACCCCCGCGCCGTCCGGGGAGAAGGGGCGTGGCTCTACGACGAGCACGGGAAGCAGTACCTCGATCTGGCCGGCAGCGCCGCTGTTTCCTTTCTCGGACATGGCGATCCCGAAATCGCGCGCGCCATTGCCGCCCAATTAAGCGAACTCGAATTTGCGCACAGCAGCCAGTTCGCCACCGCCGTGGCAGAAGACTTCGCACGCGAACTGCTGGCCTTTGCCGGACCGGCTTTCGGTGGCGGAGCGGTGTTCTTCACCAGCGGCGGTTCCGAGGCGGTGGAGACCGCGCTCAAATTGGCGCGGCAATACCAGGTGGAAAGCGGCCATGACGAGCGCTGCCAGGTCATCAGCCGCCGCCAGAGCTACCATGGCGCGACCTTGGGCGCGATGGCGGTGTCGGGAAATTTGCGCCGCCGCCAGCCCTACCTGCCCATGCTGCGCGAGTTCGGCCACATCAACACGCCCTACTGCTACCGCTGTGCTTACGGCGGCAACAACTGCGCGGCGTCCTATGCCGGCGAATTGGAGCGCGCGATTGGCGAGGCCGAGGGCAAGGCGGCAGCTTTCATCTGCGAACCGATTTCCGGCGCCACCCTCGGCGCCGTCGCTCCTCCCGACGGCTACCTGCAGGAAGTGCGCCGCATCTGCGATGCCCACGGGCTGCTTTGGATTGCCGACGAAGTCATGACGGGATGCGGACGCACCGGACGCAACTTCGCCTGCGAGCACTGGCAGGTCGCACCCGACATCCTGGTGGCCGGGAAAGGGCTTGCCGCGGGATACGCACCGCTGGGCGCCGTGATCGCCTCGCACGACGTGGTCGAGGCGATCGCCCGCGGCTCGGGTTCGTTGATTCACGGGTTCACATTCAATGCGCACCCGGTGTCGGTGTCGGCGGGACGCGCGGTGCTGCGCCGCATCGGCGAGCTTGGGCTGGTGAAAGCTGCCGATGGCGGAAATCCAGGTTCACTGGCGGCCGAGTTCGCGGTCGCCCTGCAAACGCTCCGCGATTGCGATCGCGTCGGCGACGTGCGCGGGCTCGGACTGTTGTGGGGCGTGGAATTCGTCGCTGACCGGCAGACTAGGGCGCCGCTCGATCCTTCTGCCGGCTTCGCCGTGCGCATCTTCGATGCCGCGCAACGCCGCGGCGTGCTGGTCTATCCCATGCAAGGATCGGTGGACGGCGTCCGCGGCGATCATCTTCTGCTGGCGCCGCCCGCCGTCACCACCCGCGCAGAAATTTACCGCGGCATCAGCGAACTGCGCCACGCCATCCGCGAGGCCCACCCGTGA
- a CDS encoding CoA transferase subunit A, which produces MNKVLATPDEAVADIADGSSVMIGGFGLCGIPENLIAALVKKGARALTTISNNVGVQGFGVGLLLSNRQIRKHIGTFMGDNPLLQEMLARGEIELEVIPQGTFIERIRCAGAGIAAFYTPTGVGTLVAQGKETRQFDGHPYLLETALHADFALVKAWKGDSFGNLVYRKTARNFNPEMATGARITIAEVEQLVPVGELNPDQVHTPSIYVNRIIQGSAYEKRIEKRTVRKS; this is translated from the coding sequence GTGAATAAAGTGTTGGCCACCCCCGACGAAGCTGTCGCCGACATTGCCGATGGCAGCAGCGTGATGATCGGCGGCTTCGGCCTCTGCGGCATTCCCGAGAATCTCATTGCCGCTCTGGTGAAAAAGGGCGCGCGCGCGCTCACCACCATCAGCAACAACGTTGGGGTGCAGGGTTTCGGCGTGGGCCTGCTTCTGAGCAACCGGCAGATCCGGAAACATATCGGCACGTTCATGGGCGACAACCCGCTTCTCCAGGAGATGCTGGCGCGCGGCGAAATTGAGCTTGAGGTCATCCCCCAGGGCACATTCATTGAACGCATTCGCTGCGCCGGCGCCGGCATTGCGGCCTTTTATACTCCCACCGGCGTGGGCACGCTGGTAGCGCAAGGCAAGGAAACACGCCAGTTCGACGGCCATCCCTACCTGCTGGAGACCGCGCTGCACGCCGACTTTGCGCTGGTCAAAGCCTGGAAGGGCGACAGCTTCGGCAACCTCGTGTACCGGAAAACAGCGCGCAACTTCAATCCGGAAATGGCCACCGGGGCCAGGATCACCATCGCCGAGGTCGAGCAACTGGTGCCCGTGGGAGAACTCAATCCCGACCAGGTCCATACGCCCAGCATTTACGTGAACCGCATCATCCAGGGCTCGGCGTACGAGAAGCGAATCGAAAAGCGCACGGTGCGGAAAAGCTGA